One Cucumis sativus cultivar 9930 chromosome 1, Cucumber_9930_V3, whole genome shotgun sequence DNA segment encodes these proteins:
- the LOC101209654 gene encoding uncharacterized protein LOC101209654, giving the protein MAATSTTNQDRRAMWFTRLASASRAALACSIVAYTTLYGPATLRRLVAFPAFSYLTATLIVTNAALGDAVRGCCLVVFATIQTVCPAMFLFWFIGPAKFSHITTAVTVALASVVVVLPSSTHLLAKKIALGQIVIIYVVGFIGGAHTDPLMHPLHVAATTALGAAASLIATLLPFPRLASLQVKRKSKSVVENMTERLSLMVKAILAEDRTMAAASISRAQFLSSSATKLLHSIKLYQESKQWEKFPLEICKMGWLSNSEKLEDLEMALNGMELALSKIPSYPIQNNPQNYQTLKHDLNTLENQITLSLKQANTYFPPSDSVTFPEINVDGNTATVINTLKSIQITPTSHQDLPNFFFIFCMKLLYKKTQVKTPIKFKEESKEKEIKNSTNKEKNRSTWVSSMNNQRVITALKCAISLGISVILGLIYNKENGFWGSLAVAVSIASNREPTFKVANIKVHGTMLGSIFGILSFVLFKKFLIGRLLCLLPWFVFTSFLQHSTMYGSAGGISAIVGALVVLGRTNYGSPKEFAFERMIETFIGISISVVVDIIFQPKRASKLVKIQLILSLQLLQKCINDSFCYESSTIMEKDLQGLRTQVIEVKKLIDEAEVEPNFLFLHPFHGDSHLKMFNSLSKMVGLLALNGEAMNNLKEGLWRKVGEKLEGDFEKFKEIMANGFVTFYENLRSSSLKSLKGDESKEDNCADIEMGEAQRIEVMDEIEKEKLINSFLQHLGEIVESKDGKSEEIILSLSAMAFCLNSLMKEMEEVGEAIRELVEWEKSSF; this is encoded by the exons atggcagcCACCAGCACCACCAACCAAGACCGCCGAGCCATGTGGTTCACACGGCTTGCCTCTGCCTCCCGAGCAGCTCTTGCTTGCTCCATAGTGGCCTACACCACCTTGTACGGCCCGGCTACTCTCCGTCGCCTTGTGGCCTTTCCCGCCTTCTCCTATCTCACAGCTACTCTCATAGTCACTAACGCCGCTCTTGGTGATGCCGTCCGTGGTTGTTGCCTAGTCGTCTTCGCCACTATCCAAACCGTTTGCCCCGCCATGTtcttattttggttcattggTCCGGCCAAATTCTCCCACATCACGACCGCCGTGACGGTGGCGTTGGCTTCTGTGGTGGTGGTGCTTCCGAGCTCAACCCATTTGCTGGCTAAAAAGATCGCTTTGGGTCAGATTGTGATCATTTACGTTGTTGGTTTCATCGGCGGCGCCCATACTGACCCTCTCATGCACCCACTCCACGTCGCCGCCACCACCGCCTTAGGCGCCGCCGCCAGTCTCATTGCTACACTCCTCCCTTTCCCACGCCTTGCTTCTCTTCAg GTGAAAAGGAAGAGCAAAAGTGTGGTGGAGAACATGACAGAAAGGTTAAGTTTAATGGTGAAGGCAATCCTTGCAGAAGATAGAACAATGGCTGCTGCTTCCATATCAAGAGCTCAGTTTTTGTCTTCTTCAGCAACTAAACTTCTCCACTCCATTAAACTTTAccaa GAGAGCAAGCAATGGGAAAAGTTTCCACTCGAAATATGCAAAATGGGATGGTTGAGCAATAGTGAGAAATTAGAGGATTTAGAAATGGCCTTAAATGGAATGGAATTAGCTTTGTCCAAAATCCCTTCATATCCAATTCAAAATAATCCTCAAAATTACCAAACCCTAAAACATGATCTAAATACTTTAGAGAACCAAATTAcactttctttaaaacaaGCCAATACTTATTTTCCACCGTCCGATTCGGTGACTTTTCCAGAAATCAACGTAGATGGTAATACAGCAACAGTAATCAACACCCTCAAATCCATTCAAATTACTCCCACAAGCCACCAAGATTTacctaattttttcttcatattttgcATGAAACTCCTCTACAAGAAAACTCAAGTCAAAACTCCAATAAAGTTTAAAGAGGaatcaaaggaaaaagaaattaaaaattccaccaacaaagaaaaaaacagatcAACATGGGTTTCCTCCATGAACAACCAAAGGGTAATTACAGCTTTGAAATGTGCAATTTCATTGGGAATTTCAGTGATTTTGGGATTGATttacaataaagaaaatggattTTGGGGGAGTTTAGCAGTGGCCGTAAGTATTGCTTCAAATAGAGAACCAACATTTAAAGTTGCAAACATTAAGGTTCATGGAACAATGTTGGGAtctatttttggaattttgagttttgttcttttcaaaaagtttttaattggAAGGCTTCTTTGTCTTCTTCCTTGGTTTGTTTTCACAAGCTTTTTACAACATAGTACAATGTATGGTTCAGCTGGTGGAATTTCAGCCATTGTTGGAGCTTTAGTAGTTTTAGGAAGAACAAATTATGGTTCACCAAAAGAATTTGCTTTTGAAAGAATGATTGAAACTTTCATTGGGATTTCTATATCAGTTGTAGTTGACATcatttttcaaccaaaaagAGCTTCTAAATTGGTGAAAATTCAACTCATTTTGAGTTTACAATTGCTACAAAAATGTATCAATGATTCATTTTGTTATGAATCAAGCACAATAATGGAGAAGGATTTGCAAGGCTTAAGAACTCAAGTTATTGAGGTAAAGAAATTGATTGATGAGGCTGAGGTTGAAccaaatttcttgtttttgcaTCCCTTTCATGGGGATAGCCATTTGAAGATGTTTAATTCCTTGTCAAAAATGGTTGGTTTATTAGCTTTGAATGGTGAAGCAATGAACAACCTTAAAGAGGGTTTGTGGAGAAAGGTTGGGGAGAAATTAGAGGGGGATTTTGAGAAGTTTAAGGAAATTATGGCCAATGGTTTTGTGACATTTTATGAGAATTTGAGATCTTCTTCATTGAAGTCTTTGAAAGGGGATGAAAGTAAGGAAGATAATTGTGCTGATATTGAGATGGGAGAGGCACAAAGGATTGAAGTAATGGATGAAATTGAGAAGGAAAAATTGATCAATTCATTTTTGCAGCACTTGGGAGAAATTGTTGAAAGCAAAGATGGTAAAAGTGAAGaaataattttgagtttgagtGCTatggctttttgcttgaatAGTTTGATGAAAGAGATGGAAGAGGTTGGAGAGGCAATTAGAGAACTCGTTGAATGGGAGAAATCTTCTTTTTAG